The genomic interval TGTTCGACAACCGGCTGGAGCTGATCATGGACTACTACAACAAGACCACCACCGACCTGCTTTTCCAGAAACAGGTTCCCTACACGACGGGATACGCCACGACGTGGACCAACCTGGGCAAGATCCGCAACAAGGGTTTCGAGCTCACGATCTCGTCGCGCAATATCAGCCACAAGAATTTCCAGTGGACGACCGACCTCGTCTTCTCGACCAACCGGCTCATGGTGATCGACGTCGGCGGCGAGCGCATCGACCTGGGCAACAACGCCATCGCCGAGGCCGGCAAGCCGTGGGGCTCGTTCTTCGTGCTGAACCGTCTGGGAACCTGGGGCCTCGACGAGGTGGACGAAGCCCGCAAATACGGCAAGAAACCCGGCGACCTGAAGTTCGAGGACCGCAACCACGACTACGTGATCGACGACAACGACCGCCGGATCATGGGCAACGGAACCCCCAAGGGCGACATCACGCTGGTGAACACCTTCCGCTACAAGGGCTTCTCGCTCATGGTGGACCTGAACGCCGCCTACGGCTTCAAGATCATGGGCATCACCACGACGATGATGGAGAACCGCCAGCTCTACGGCAACTCCATGAAGTCGGTGCTCAACGCCTGGACGCCGGAGAACCAGAACTCGATGATCGCCGCACTGCGCCTCCCGTCGGACGTGAACTTCGGCGAGAACGAGAAGGACTCGCGGATGCTCTACGACGGCGACTTCCTGCGCATCCGCAACATCTCGCTCTCGTACGACTTCAAGCCGGAGCTGCTCCGCAAGCTGCGCGTCATCAAGGGCCTGAGCATCGGCGTCAATGTCGAGAACCTGCACGTATTCACCGAATATCCGGGCTACGACCCCGAGGTGGGCGCCTTCAACACGGACCGCGGCCAGAGCATCGACTTCTACTCCTACCCGCACCCGACGACCGTCTCGGCCAACATCAAGATCACCTTCTAACAACCGAATCCCTATGAAAAGAGAGATATTGAACATCGGCTGGGCGCTCGCCGCGACGGCGGCGCTGTCGTCGTGCGACTCGTTCCTCGAGGAGTCGCCCAAGACCTTCCTTTCGCCGAAATACTACTTCCAGACGGAAAACCAGATCACCGCCGGCGTGAACGGCCTCTACACCTTCGTGGACGACATCTTCGACGGCGACATCGAGGTGGGCACGCAGAACTTCATCTTCCTGGACTACCTGCCCGGCTACGGCATCCGCCCGCGCGCCGCGAGCAGCCTCTACCTCTCGCAGGCGCTCAACCTCTCCGTCACCGAGGAGAGCACCCACGTCGAGAACCTCTGGAAGTCCTCCTATTTCGCCATCGAGAACTGCAACGGCGTGATCGCCGGCATCGAGGCGGCCAAGAACGTGGAGATCGCCGAGGACACCCGCAACAAGCTGCTGGGCGAAGCCTACTTCCTCCGCGCGTACAACTACTTCAACCTCGTGCGGCTCTACGGCCCCGTGCCCCTGAAGAAGAAGACCACCTCCGACCTGTCGCAGGCGCAACTGCCCCTGTCGTCCGAGGAGGCGATCTACGAAGTGATCGTCACGGACCTCACGCAGGCCGAGAAACTGATGGAGAACGCCCCCTGGACGAGCACCGACGGCCGCGTGACGAAGGGAGCCGTGAAGTCGATGCTGGCCAAGGTCTATCTCACGATGGCCGGCTATCCCCTGCAGAAGGGCGGCGAATACTACCGTATGGCCTACGAGAAGGCGCACGAGGTGTACGAGAGCGGGCAGTTCCGCCTGTTCGACACCTACGCCGAGATGCGCGACCCGGCGAACGCCAATTCGGGCGAGTTCATCTGGATGATCCAGCGCGAAGCGGACCGGGCCGGCTCCCCCGTGCACAACGACATGCTGCCCTATCCCGAACCCTCGAAGGCGATCTCGCAGAACGGCGCGTACGGCGGAGCGCTGGCTCCCGCACAGGCCTTCTACGAGTCCTACCCCGCCGGCGACCTGCGCACGGCCGAGAAGGGCTACTATTACACCGAGCACGAGGCGCAGGACGGCTCGGGCGTCGTGGAGCTGGGCGCTCCCTTCATCTACAAGTACTGGGACGCCAGCGCCGCCGAAACGGGCAAGTCGGGCATGAACTACGCCCTGCTGCGCTATGCCGACGTCCTGCTGATGATGGCCGAGGCGAAGGCGCAGGCCGACGGCGGCTCCACCACCGACACGGACGCCGTGGAAGCCTACTACATGGTCCGCCACCGCGCCCTGCCCGACGAGGAGAAGCCCTCGAAGATCGACGTGAATCAGGTGCTCAAGGAGCGTTTCTGGGAGATCTGCTTCGAGACCCAGACATGGTACGACATGCTGCGCACGCGCAAGGCACTGAATCCCACGACAGGTCAGATCGTGGACCTCATCGGCTGCCAGACCCCCGGCCACACCGAGGGCGCACGCTTCGAGGAGGCCGACCTGCTGCTGCCCTACCCGCTCCGCGAGAAACGTCTGAACCCCAACCTGGTACGGAAATAACCGGCCGGGAACGTCAAAAAAACGTGAGATGAAATTCCGATTCAGATATGCGGTCCTCCCGTGCCTGCTGCCGGCCTTCGCGGCGGCATGCAGCACCGAGGCCACACACCGCAGACCCAACATCTTCGACGACGAGGAGTCGTTCGCGGCCGTGACGTTCTCGTCGAACGCCGACTCGCTCTTCCTCTCGTGGGAGCTGACCGACGACCGCATCCAGTTCGACAGCTACCGGATCACGGACAACAAGTCGCAGCAGGTACTGACGGTCGGCCGCGACGAGACCTCGTGCCTGCTGACGCACGTGCCGTACAACGAACCCGTAGCAGTCTACCTGTCGCTCGTCGCCGGCGGCGAGGTGGTGAAGACGGCCAAGACGGACGTCGTGATCGACGGCCTCGACAAGACGACCGCCGCGACGCTGATCCCCGACCGGGGCAGCGTCACGGGCGGCGACGGGACCTACTCGATCCCCCTGCCCGACGGCCGGAGCATCTTCCTCATGGGAGACTCCTACATCGGGCCGGTGACCAACGGCCAGCGCCCGACCTCCGACCACATGTTCCGCAACACCTACATTCTCTACGACGAGGGGCGGGTGAGCGCGATCTACGGCGCCGGAGGCGACGGGAACGCCTCGGCGGCCGTACCGCCGGGCGTATCGGACGAGAGCAGGAAATGGTACTGGCCCGGCCACGGATTCGTCGAGGGCAACACGCTCTACGTCTTCCAGACGGTCATGTACCAGGGAGCCGAGGGCATGTGGGGATTCCGCTACGAGACGACCGACATTCTGGAGTACGAGCTGCCCTCGCTGACGCTGCGGCGCACGACCCGCATTCCCTTCCGCGGTTCGGAGGACATCCACTACGGCATGGCCGCGCTCAACGACGGCGACTACGTTTACGTCTATGCCCAGGTGGACGTCACCAACGACGCCGATCCGATCTCCGAGGTGCTGGTCGCCCGCACCACCCCCGCGAAACTCTGCACCGACTGGGAGTACTACACCGGTTCGGGCTGGAGCACGGACCCATCGGCCGCCGAGCGGCTCGAAGGGCTGGCGAGCGTGCCGGTCTCCTCGCAGTTCAACGTCTTCCGCCTGCGCGACAAGTACGTGCTGCTGACGCAGAACAAGCGTTACAACAGCGGCGAGATCTACACCTTCACGTCGGACAGCCCCGCGGGACCGTGGCGCAACAAGCAGCTGATCTACAGGATTCCCGCCATGGAGAACAGGAAACTGTTCACCTACAACGCCATGGCGCACCCCCAGTTCGAAAAGGACGGCATGATCCTCGTCAGCTACAACGTCAATACCGAAGAGTTCTCACAACAGTTCAGCGACGTCAGCACCTACCGGCCCCGTTTCTTCTGGATCGGAATCGACCGGATATTGAACAGCAAGCGATAACCACAAAAAACAGAAACCATGAAAAAATACGCATTGATACTCACGTGCGCGGCGGCCTGCGCGGCGCTCACGGGTTGCGAGGATGTCTCGGACCGTATGTCGTCCGACTACCCGAGCACCTACGACATAAAATACGGCATCCGCCAGGTCCTCCAGTACGACCCTATGAACATCAACGGAATCGACGTGGCGGAGAAGTTCGACTTCTTCGGCACGCTGCGCTTCACGATCCACGTCAAGGACAACCGGATGGCCAGCCTCGAGTTTTCGAACGGCGACGTGCCCTTCTCGCCCTACGCCTTCGAGATTCCCTCGGGCGAGGTCGAATGCTACCTGGACACCGAGGCGCTGCCCAACGAGCTGCGGATCAAGGGGACGGACAACGTCGTCGCCTACTTCCAGAACGGCGAGTTCTCGGTCCCGTTCCAGCTCGACTGCGAGGAGCTCAACTACAAGTACACTTTCAAGGAGATTGTCGAATAATTTAACCCGGAACGCGTTATGAAACCTCTGAACAGATTCAAATATTGGATAATGACCGCCGTCGCGTTGCCGCTCATCGGCATCGGCTGCATGGAGATCGTGGAGATCATCCATCCCGAGGATGCGAAGGTGAACAGCGACATAGACATTTCGGTGAAGATCAAGTTCACGGCCGAGACCGACCACCGCTCGGAGATCGCCTTCGCGATTCTCGCGCCGAAGGCCTGGAACATCCGGGAGAACGCCTCGCTGACGCTGACCACCGAAGGGTACGTCAATCAGGGATTCGCCGAGGTCGTGGACGAACAGATGACGCCGATCCCCGAGGGCGCCATCGAGCCCGGCACGGGCCTGCCCTGGCCGGACGCCTACCAGAGCCAGATCGGCCTGATGGGCAACACCGGCCCGATGGAATGGGTGATCTTCCAGTCGAAGACGTCGTTCGACGTGAACGACCAGCGCGAAAACGGCAAGGAACCGATCGTCGGCACGGTGAAAATCCGCCTCAAGACCGGCCCGCAGGCCATCAAATGCTTCATGGGCTACGGCTGGTGCAGCCTGAACAAGGGCTTCGACGTGGGCGGCGACGACGGCAAGGGCAGCAACCGGCGCTACAAGGAGAACGAGAAGTCGAAGGTGCTGACCGTGACGGGCGGCGACCTGCCGATGCTCGACTACACGGTGGAGAGCCTGGTATCGACCGTCCCGTCGGTATTCGGCTACGGCGACATCTTCTCGGTGAAATTCTCCGCCGTATCCGGCTCGACGGAGACCGCCCTGAACGGCCAGGAGAAGGTCTATCTCTGGGGCAAGGCCGTGTACGACGGCGGCAAGGAGGTGATCGTCGATGAAATCAGCGACAAGACCCTCATGGAGAAGATCAGCGAAACGGCCTACCAGAAATACATCTACCCGCGGCACTTCTTCGGCCTGCCGGCCGACGCCGAGATCGAAGCCACCTACTTCCACTTCACCAACGAGGACCGGAGCATCGTCGTGACGGACCCTGCCTCGGGCG from Alistipes dispar carries:
- a CDS encoding DUF5005 domain-containing protein; this translates as MKFRFRYAVLPCLLPAFAAACSTEATHRRPNIFDDEESFAAVTFSSNADSLFLSWELTDDRIQFDSYRITDNKSQQVLTVGRDETSCLLTHVPYNEPVAVYLSLVAGGEVVKTAKTDVVIDGLDKTTAATLIPDRGSVTGGDGTYSIPLPDGRSIFLMGDSYIGPVTNGQRPTSDHMFRNTYILYDEGRVSAIYGAGGDGNASAAVPPGVSDESRKWYWPGHGFVEGNTLYVFQTVMYQGAEGMWGFRYETTDILEYELPSLTLRRTTRIPFRGSEDIHYGMAALNDGDYVYVYAQVDVTNDADPISEVLVARTTPAKLCTDWEYYTGSGWSTDPSAAERLEGLASVPVSSQFNVFRLRDKYVLLTQNKRYNSGEIYTFTSDSPAGPWRNKQLIYRIPAMENRKLFTYNAMAHPQFEKDGMILVSYNVNTEEFSQQFSDVSTYRPRFFWIGIDRILNSKR
- a CDS encoding RagB/SusD family nutrient uptake outer membrane protein — protein: MKREILNIGWALAATAALSSCDSFLEESPKTFLSPKYYFQTENQITAGVNGLYTFVDDIFDGDIEVGTQNFIFLDYLPGYGIRPRAASSLYLSQALNLSVTEESTHVENLWKSSYFAIENCNGVIAGIEAAKNVEIAEDTRNKLLGEAYFLRAYNYFNLVRLYGPVPLKKKTTSDLSQAQLPLSSEEAIYEVIVTDLTQAEKLMENAPWTSTDGRVTKGAVKSMLAKVYLTMAGYPLQKGGEYYRMAYEKAHEVYESGQFRLFDTYAEMRDPANANSGEFIWMIQREADRAGSPVHNDMLPYPEPSKAISQNGAYGGALAPAQAFYESYPAGDLRTAEKGYYYTEHEAQDGSGVVELGAPFIYKYWDASAAETGKSGMNYALLRYADVLLMMAEAKAQADGGSTTDTDAVEAYYMVRHRALPDEEKPSKIDVNQVLKERFWEICFETQTWYDMLRTRKALNPTTGQIVDLIGCQTPGHTEGARFEEADLLLPYPLREKRLNPNLVRK
- a CDS encoding DUF4961 domain-containing protein; this translates as MKPLNRFKYWIMTAVALPLIGIGCMEIVEIIHPEDAKVNSDIDISVKIKFTAETDHRSEIAFAILAPKAWNIRENASLTLTTEGYVNQGFAEVVDEQMTPIPEGAIEPGTGLPWPDAYQSQIGLMGNTGPMEWVIFQSKTSFDVNDQRENGKEPIVGTVKIRLKTGPQAIKCFMGYGWCSLNKGFDVGGDDGKGSNRRYKENEKSKVLTVTGGDLPMLDYTVESLVSTVPSVFGYGDIFSVKFSAVSGSTETALNGQEKVYLWGKAVYDGGKEVIVDEISDKTLMEKISETAYQKYIYPRHFFGLPADAEIEATYFHFTNEDRSIVVTDPASGEDFLVSETVE